The Enteractinococcus fodinae genome has a segment encoding these proteins:
- a CDS encoding DUF2469 family protein, translating to MTDRDDELAQYAADQELNLYKEYRDVIRLFRYIVETDRRFYLANSVEMVTHHETGDTYFELLLEDAWVWDVFRTSRFIQRARILSFRDINIEELPNRDDSDMPADGPHVPPLTE from the coding sequence ATGACGGATCGCGATGACGAATTGGCTCAATATGCAGCCGATCAAGAGCTAAATCTCTATAAAGAGTATCGAGATGTTATCCGCCTCTTCCGCTACATCGTTGAAACCGACCGTCGCTTCTACCTCGCCAACTCAGTCGAGATGGTCACCCACCATGAAACCGGTGACACCTACTTCGAACTCCTGCTGGAAGATGCCTGGGTCTGGGATGTCTTTCGCACATCTCGATTCATTCAACGAGCTCGCATCCTGAGCTTCCGGGATATCAACATCGAAGAGCTTCCCAACCGGGACGATTCAGATATGCCCGCTGATGGTCCGCACGTACCACCGCTAACTGAGTAG
- a CDS encoding YraN family protein, with translation MTTNSSQQHPTGLGTYGEELACEALATAGYHILERNWLAAAGEVDIIAYHRQQLVAVEVKTRAGTGYGDPLVSVTRHQMRRIQRGLLQFKQTVYPKYAHTPLRIDIVGVVIDQNGEATAELLQDVA, from the coding sequence ATGACAACCAATTCCTCACAACAGCACCCGACCGGGTTGGGTACCTACGGCGAAGAACTAGCCTGCGAAGCATTAGCAACCGCTGGCTATCACATACTAGAACGTAACTGGCTAGCAGCAGCTGGCGAAGTCGACATCATCGCCTACCATCGCCAACAACTCGTAGCAGTAGAAGTAAAGACTCGCGCCGGAACGGGTTATGGCGATCCGTTAGTTTCCGTAACTCGCCACCAAATGCGCCGCATACAGCGAGGGCTGCTGCAGTTCAAACAAACGGTGTATCCCAAATATGCTCACACGCCACTGCGTATCGATATTGTTGGCGTCGTGATTGACCAAAATGGTGAAGCAACTGCCGAGCTATTACAGGATGTCGCCTAA
- a CDS encoding YifB family Mg chelatase-like AAA ATPase: MDASQRPPVVMNLSSPTRIGRTYSVALAGMKGQIVSIEADIGNTLPGFTLLGLPDQSLQEAKDRIRAAARNSGLPLTRRHLTVNLTPASLHKRGSVFDLAIIMAAWGADYSVQHETGPVFLAALGLDGSLQTAPGILPAVMAAVEAGHKDIVVAEEARAQAQIVPEARVRGYRHLSQIAADFGAPVEPRDVSAPAVVTQPTVPLAVQQVHDLADVQGQQEARWALEIAAAGGHHLLLEGPPGAGKTMLAQRLPSIMAAMDPKTALENAAIRSLLDGAEPMATLSSQPPFQAPHHSATATALLGGGSGFVRPGAVSQAHGGVLFLDEAAEFKRSVLDTLRQPLETGSVTLHRARHTVEFPARFQLVLATNPCPCGHGHGTGRHCRCSSLQRRRYAAKLSGPLLDRVDLQVSVEPVTSRHFTNQQPTETSTQVAQRVNAAIERAKTRLSLHGLYRNHQVPIQLLHDPSLMVSKAGKRILDRALDSHQISARGYGRVMRVAWTIADLMQADRPDSDHVDMALYLRLNEKGYRHG, from the coding sequence ATGGACGCTTCACAACGTCCACCGGTGGTCATGAACCTCAGTTCTCCGACCCGAATAGGCAGAACATACAGCGTGGCGTTAGCCGGTATGAAGGGGCAGATCGTCTCAATAGAAGCAGATATTGGTAATACCTTGCCAGGCTTCACTTTGCTTGGGTTACCTGACCAGTCGCTTCAAGAGGCCAAGGACCGCATACGTGCCGCGGCGCGCAACAGCGGGTTGCCACTCACTCGCAGACACCTCACGGTCAACTTAACCCCAGCATCCCTCCACAAAAGAGGCTCCGTATTTGACCTCGCAATCATTATGGCCGCGTGGGGAGCGGACTACTCCGTACAGCATGAGACAGGACCGGTTTTTCTGGCCGCCCTGGGTCTCGATGGTTCTCTCCAGACCGCCCCGGGCATCCTGCCCGCCGTGATGGCCGCAGTAGAAGCCGGGCACAAAGACATCGTCGTAGCTGAAGAAGCTCGAGCCCAAGCCCAGATTGTCCCTGAAGCGCGGGTTCGTGGGTATCGCCACCTGTCACAGATCGCGGCAGACTTTGGCGCTCCGGTGGAGCCCAGAGACGTCTCAGCGCCGGCTGTAGTGACTCAGCCAACGGTACCGCTGGCTGTGCAACAGGTGCATGACCTGGCCGATGTCCAAGGCCAGCAAGAAGCGCGGTGGGCTCTTGAAATAGCGGCAGCGGGTGGCCATCACCTGCTGCTGGAGGGGCCACCCGGTGCCGGCAAAACGATGCTGGCCCAGCGTTTACCCTCCATCATGGCCGCCATGGATCCCAAGACTGCATTAGAAAACGCCGCGATTCGATCCCTGCTCGACGGGGCCGAACCCATGGCGACATTATCGAGCCAACCGCCCTTTCAAGCCCCACACCACTCAGCAACTGCCACTGCGCTACTTGGCGGCGGCTCCGGCTTCGTTCGTCCCGGTGCAGTGTCCCAAGCTCACGGGGGAGTCTTATTCTTGGACGAAGCCGCCGAGTTCAAAAGATCCGTGTTAGACACACTCCGGCAGCCGCTGGAAACAGGCAGCGTCACCCTCCACCGGGCGCGCCACACCGTAGAGTTCCCGGCCCGATTTCAGCTGGTGCTGGCGACCAATCCATGTCCGTGCGGCCACGGGCACGGTACAGGCCGTCACTGTCGTTGCAGCTCGCTTCAGCGACGCAGATATGCCGCCAAACTTTCAGGCCCGCTACTCGATCGGGTTGATCTTCAGGTCTCCGTTGAACCGGTAACTTCCCGGCATTTCACGAACCAGCAGCCCACTGAAACCTCAACGCAAGTCGCCCAACGTGTCAATGCGGCAATCGAGCGAGCCAAAACCCGGCTCAGCCTCCACGGACTGTATCGCAACCATCAAGTCCCCATTCAGCTGCTGCACGATCCATCTCTAATGGTAAGTAAGGCGGGCAAGCGCATACTGGACCGGGCCCTTGATAGCCACCAAATCAGTGCCAGAGGCTACGGCCGAGTTATGCGGGTCGCCTGGACGATCGCCGACCTCATGCAAGCGGATCGACCTGACTCCGACCATGTCGATATGGCCCTATACCTACGCCTAAACGAGAAGGGATACCGCCATGGCTGA
- the dprA gene encoding DNA-processing protein DprA encodes MADSELRHARAGLTQVIEPADNLGTHAAQAWGPIRLLEIIQGSIPSQQDWIALAALDPGDGQYTKMLRHKLGEAIDRWRRRGKYLQPETALHYITKLGGKFLVPEDPHWPPALADLEGSAPLGLWTLGEAPIPQVEASLAIVGSRESTSYGDRATTNLVAHARGMGLTVVSGGAYGIDATAHRAALERSGQGTPTVAVLAGGLDRLYPAGNTQLLQQIAKRGLLITEMPPGMRPNRYRFLNRNRLIAALSAATIVVEARYRSGALSTANHAHDLDRTVGAVPGPINVPTSAGCHRLIKESPTQLVDDATDLDAFYGSTTEAPPASTAAANQRNYDILDLEEMLVFDALPVSTTTNISHLTGLTGLPVPQITGILTRLERYGLAAQTTSGWKKRRDTLS; translated from the coding sequence ATGGCTGACTCAGAACTACGGCATGCTCGCGCTGGCCTCACACAGGTAATAGAGCCCGCAGACAATCTCGGGACACATGCAGCACAAGCCTGGGGACCGATACGCCTTCTAGAGATCATTCAAGGTAGTATACCCAGCCAACAAGACTGGATAGCACTTGCAGCACTCGATCCCGGCGACGGACAATACACCAAAATGCTCCGCCACAAACTTGGAGAAGCCATTGACCGATGGCGCAGACGTGGGAAGTACCTCCAACCCGAAACAGCACTACACTACATCACCAAACTCGGCGGGAAATTTCTCGTTCCAGAAGACCCACACTGGCCCCCAGCGCTCGCAGACCTCGAAGGCTCTGCGCCGCTAGGCTTATGGACTCTCGGAGAGGCGCCAATTCCACAGGTAGAAGCATCGCTGGCCATCGTGGGGTCACGTGAGTCCACCTCCTATGGGGACAGAGCGACTACCAACCTGGTAGCACATGCACGAGGGATGGGCCTGACGGTGGTTTCTGGCGGTGCTTATGGCATCGATGCCACAGCACATCGCGCAGCGCTAGAGCGGTCCGGTCAGGGGACCCCTACGGTTGCGGTATTAGCCGGAGGACTTGACCGACTGTATCCGGCCGGTAACACCCAGTTACTACAACAGATCGCCAAGAGAGGTCTCCTCATCACTGAGATGCCCCCTGGGATGCGGCCGAATCGCTATCGATTCCTCAACCGAAATCGTCTCATAGCCGCCCTGTCGGCAGCCACCATTGTGGTAGAAGCCCGGTATCGGTCTGGCGCTCTCAGCACAGCAAACCATGCCCACGATCTGGACCGGACAGTCGGGGCCGTGCCGGGGCCTATCAACGTACCCACCTCAGCGGGATGTCATCGTCTCATCAAAGAATCACCCACACAGCTCGTAGATGATGCAACCGATCTAGACGCCTTTTACGGCTCAACTACCGAAGCACCCCCTGCGTCTACCGCTGCAGCAAATCAGCGCAACTATGACATCTTGGATTTAGAAGAAATGCTCGTGTTCGATGCTCTACCGGTCAGCACCACGACGAACATTAGTCACTTGACGGGACTTACAGGACTGCCGGTGCCTCAAATTACCGGTATCCTCACCAGGCTGGAACGCTATGGCCTTGCAGCTCAAACCACCTCGGGATGGAAGAAACGCAGAGACACCTTGAGCTAA
- a CDS encoding tyrosine recombinase XerC, which produces MSAEISPQDRELIEEYCHYLQYEMNRSAHTIRSYRSDLTGLASDLQKRAAEQDELLPVFRVATLEDFRAWLAQLTQHGMSRTTMARKTTAIRQFMGWLVRQGIREDNPAARLITSKQTSHLPDTLSQKQVRQALDALYEAVRGESGDPSDPLALRDVAMFEVLYSTGIRVAEIEGLDIEDIDFSRSVVKVTGKGDKQRIVPLTAPAVRALEQWLSAGRAKVLGDKPQTPAVFLGARGRRIGARQIREVVNEVLRRLGDTSASGVHVLRHTAATHLLDGGADLRSVQELLGHESLQTTQLYTHVSIDRLRQGYQQAHPRA; this is translated from the coding sequence ATGTCCGCTGAAATTTCCCCTCAAGATCGCGAGCTCATCGAGGAGTACTGTCACTATTTGCAGTACGAGATGAACCGATCGGCCCATACCATCCGATCGTATCGCTCAGATCTGACAGGCTTGGCCTCAGACCTCCAGAAACGCGCTGCCGAGCAAGATGAACTACTGCCAGTTTTTCGGGTTGCCACGTTGGAAGATTTCCGGGCCTGGTTAGCGCAACTGACCCAGCACGGCATGAGCCGCACCACCATGGCTCGTAAAACGACGGCTATCCGGCAGTTCATGGGGTGGCTCGTGCGTCAAGGTATTCGCGAGGACAATCCAGCGGCACGGCTCATTACGTCAAAACAAACTTCGCATCTGCCCGATACGTTATCTCAGAAGCAAGTGCGGCAAGCCTTAGATGCACTGTACGAAGCGGTACGCGGTGAGTCTGGAGACCCTAGTGACCCGCTGGCACTTCGCGATGTGGCGATGTTTGAAGTCCTCTACTCAACTGGCATCCGAGTGGCCGAAATCGAAGGACTCGACATTGAAGATATCGATTTCTCCCGATCCGTCGTCAAAGTGACTGGAAAGGGCGATAAACAACGGATAGTCCCTTTAACGGCCCCAGCAGTGCGAGCCTTAGAACAGTGGCTTTCCGCAGGGCGAGCGAAGGTACTGGGTGATAAGCCTCAGACGCCCGCGGTGTTTCTGGGGGCCCGTGGGCGCCGTATCGGAGCAAGGCAAATCCGAGAAGTGGTCAACGAGGTGCTACGAAGGCTCGGCGACACTTCTGCTTCTGGGGTTCATGTACTGCGACATACCGCAGCGACGCATCTCCTGGACGGGGGAGCGGATCTCCGGTCGGTACAGGAGCTTTTAGGCCACGAATCGTTACAGACCACCCAGCTCTATACTCATGTCTCGATCGATCGATTGCGCCAGGGGTATCAGCAGGCGCACCCGCGCGCTTAA
- a CDS encoding DUF3145 domain-containing protein has protein sequence MSGIDARGVLYVHSAPAALCPHIEWAVGAALGAQEKLEWEPQPAAPGTYRAEINWSAPQGSGAKLASSLRGWAHLRYEITEEASEGSDGSRWSHTPELGIFHATTDVTGNIMVSEDRIRYAYEQANGDPSAVYHELSLALGEAWDEELEPFRQAADGANVRWLHRVG, from the coding sequence ATGTCTGGCATTGATGCAAGAGGTGTACTTTACGTGCACTCGGCCCCAGCAGCCCTCTGCCCTCATATTGAGTGGGCAGTCGGGGCTGCTTTGGGTGCCCAAGAAAAGCTTGAATGGGAGCCCCAGCCGGCGGCCCCTGGAACCTATCGAGCCGAAATCAATTGGAGTGCTCCGCAAGGTAGCGGCGCAAAGCTTGCTTCGTCATTGCGTGGGTGGGCACACCTACGTTATGAGATCACTGAAGAAGCGTCTGAAGGTTCAGACGGTTCCCGTTGGTCGCACACCCCAGAACTAGGAATTTTCCACGCAACCACCGACGTTACGGGCAACATCATGGTGTCCGAAGACCGGATCCGCTATGCCTATGAGCAAGCAAATGGAGACCCTTCGGCGGTCTATCATGAGCTGTCGCTGGCTTTGGGCGAGGCCTGGGATGAGGAACTTGAGCCCTTCCGTCAGGCAGCAGACGGTGCTAACGTGCGTTGGCTTCACCGCGTAGGCTGA
- the fabF gene encoding beta-ketoacyl-ACP synthase II has product MTRKAVITGLGATSPIGGDVDTMWANVLAGTSGARPIEKDWVQQYELPVTFAAQLTNDPSEVLSRVEARRMDPTTQMGLVAAREAWKNSGLADQELDPERIAVAFGTGIGGVWTMLDSWDNLRERGPRRVLPMTVPMLMPNGAAAAISMDLEARGGAITAISACASGTEAMDSARRLIESGQADVVITGGAEAAIHPLPIAGFAAMQALSRRNDDPQAASRPYDTDRDGFVLGEGAGALVVESEEHARARGAEVYAVLAGSGVTSDAHHITAPEPEGLGASRAVNAALQSAGIELNEVVHVNAHATSTPVGDRPEYVAMKSVFGDHLDNVHVSATKSQTGHLLGASGALEAIFTVLALHHRKAPVTINLDNQDPDIPLNVVHGQPVELPSGDIAALSNSFGFGGHNAVVAFRSY; this is encoded by the coding sequence ATGACCCGTAAAGCCGTTATTACCGGTCTTGGCGCTACATCCCCGATCGGTGGCGACGTAGACACCATGTGGGCAAACGTCCTGGCAGGTACCTCTGGTGCGCGGCCAATCGAAAAAGACTGGGTACAACAATACGAACTGCCTGTGACCTTTGCAGCGCAGCTGACTAATGACCCCTCTGAGGTCTTGTCACGCGTTGAAGCACGTCGCATGGATCCGACCACCCAAATGGGGTTGGTCGCTGCCCGAGAAGCTTGGAAGAACTCGGGACTAGCCGATCAGGAACTCGATCCTGAACGCATTGCAGTCGCCTTCGGAACCGGCATCGGTGGCGTATGGACCATGCTAGATTCCTGGGACAACCTACGCGAACGTGGCCCACGCCGTGTACTGCCGATGACCGTTCCAATGCTGATGCCCAACGGCGCTGCCGCAGCAATCTCGATGGACCTCGAGGCACGGGGCGGGGCTATTACCGCGATTTCGGCTTGTGCCTCAGGCACCGAAGCCATGGATAGCGCGCGCCGACTCATCGAATCAGGGCAAGCAGATGTCGTTATCACCGGCGGCGCTGAAGCAGCTATCCACCCGCTGCCGATCGCAGGCTTCGCCGCGATGCAAGCACTCTCCAGACGCAACGACGACCCGCAAGCCGCCTCTCGCCCCTACGATACCGACCGCGATGGTTTCGTACTCGGTGAAGGTGCCGGCGCATTGGTTGTCGAATCGGAAGAACATGCCCGTGCCCGCGGTGCTGAAGTTTATGCCGTATTAGCCGGTTCTGGTGTGACTTCAGATGCCCATCACATCACAGCACCTGAGCCAGAGGGGCTCGGTGCCTCCCGTGCCGTCAATGCAGCGCTACAGAGTGCCGGAATTGAACTCAACGAGGTCGTACATGTTAACGCGCATGCTACCTCTACTCCAGTCGGGGACCGTCCCGAATACGTCGCGATGAAATCCGTTTTCGGCGACCACTTGGATAATGTCCATGTCTCTGCAACGAAGTCACAGACTGGTCACCTACTTGGAGCCTCAGGCGCTCTTGAAGCAATCTTCACGGTTCTGGCTCTCCATCATCGCAAGGCCCCGGTAACAATCAACCTTGACAACCAGGACCCAGATATCCCACTGAACGTGGTGCATGGCCAACCTGTAGAGCTCCCCTCAGGCGATATCGCCGCTCTGAGCAACTCATTTGGATTCGGTGGTCACAACGCCGTCGTAGCATTCCGCAGCTACTAA
- a CDS encoding acyl carrier protein yields MANKDEILSGLAEIVNEETGLETEEVQLDKNFTEDLDIDSISMMTIVVNAEEKFDVKIPDEEVKNLKTVQDAVDFIANAS; encoded by the coding sequence ATGGCTAACAAAGACGAAATCCTCTCCGGCCTAGCCGAAATCGTCAACGAAGAGACCGGTCTGGAGACTGAAGAAGTCCAGCTGGATAAAAACTTCACCGAAGATCTGGACATCGACTCGATCTCGATGATGACGATCGTCGTCAACGCGGAAGAAAAATTCGACGTCAAGATTCCTGATGAGGAAGTCAAAAACCTCAAGACCGTTCAGGATGCCGTCGATTTCATCGCAAACGCTTCCTAA
- a CDS encoding beta-ketoacyl-ACP synthase III — MSTPTLTPYSPHTASRIMSIGAYRPSSRVTNDELAGPIDSSDEWIRQRTGIVTRQRADAETGLADMALAAGKQAIERAGLEATDIGAVVVATVTFPYPTGSAAAVIAGALGIQVPAYDISAACAGYCYGVAQADALVRSGMAEHVLVIGAEKLSDFVDPTDRSISFLLGDGAGAVVVGASEEVGISKSNWGSKGEDWDMIRMTRSNIEMRDIIQEVERTGDATAITEPGSKGSVWPTLRQEGPSVFRWAVWEMAKVAKQTLADAGVGPEDLVAFLPHQANMRIIDEFAKQLKLPDTVAIGRDIADAGNTSAASIPLAMHRLLEEQPELSGGLALQIGFGAGLVYGAQVVRLP; from the coding sequence GTGTCCACACCAACTTTGACCCCATACAGTCCGCATACTGCCAGTCGCATCATGTCAATTGGTGCCTACCGTCCCTCCAGCCGCGTCACCAACGACGAGCTGGCCGGTCCGATCGATTCCTCTGATGAATGGATTCGTCAGCGTACCGGGATTGTGACTCGTCAACGAGCGGATGCAGAAACCGGCCTGGCCGACATGGCTCTGGCAGCTGGCAAACAGGCGATTGAACGGGCAGGTCTTGAAGCGACAGATATCGGCGCTGTGGTCGTCGCTACTGTCACGTTTCCCTACCCCACCGGTTCGGCTGCAGCAGTTATTGCTGGTGCGCTCGGTATTCAAGTTCCGGCTTACGATATTTCTGCTGCGTGCGCTGGCTATTGCTATGGAGTGGCGCAGGCCGATGCGCTCGTGCGTTCCGGTATGGCTGAGCATGTCCTCGTGATCGGGGCAGAGAAGCTTTCTGATTTTGTTGATCCCACGGATCGTTCGATTTCGTTCCTTTTGGGCGATGGTGCCGGTGCGGTGGTTGTTGGCGCCTCCGAAGAAGTAGGAATTTCGAAGTCGAACTGGGGCTCTAAAGGCGAGGACTGGGACATGATCCGCATGACTCGCTCCAATATCGAAATGCGTGACATTATCCAGGAAGTTGAAAGAACCGGGGATGCCACCGCCATCACCGAGCCCGGCAGTAAAGGGAGCGTGTGGCCCACCTTGCGCCAAGAAGGGCCTTCTGTCTTCCGCTGGGCTGTATGGGAAATGGCCAAGGTCGCCAAGCAGACCCTGGCCGATGCCGGTGTCGGCCCAGAAGACCTGGTGGCGTTTTTGCCGCACCAGGCAAATATGCGGATTATTGATGAGTTCGCCAAACAACTCAAACTGCCAGACACCGTGGCAATCGGACGAGACATTGCAGATGCGGGGAACACTTCGGCGGCTTCGATTCCGCTGGCAATGCACCGCCTGCTTGAAGAACAGCCGGAACTTTCTGGTGGTCTCGCCCTACAAATTGGTTTCGGTGCCGGGTTGGTCTACGGCGCCCAGGTTGTTCGGCTTCCCTAG
- a CDS encoding ACP S-malonyltransferase, translating to MLAIVCPGQGSQTPGFLEPWLELPGISENLSKWSDETGVDLVTHGTVSDEETIKDTAVAQPLIVAAGLLAAQALKISDLDASSWMTAGHSVGEITAAGLSGVLSPVDALGFVRVRAQGMAAAAAAEPTGMAAVLGGDQDEVIAYLKDKDIVPANVNGGGQVVAAGSKDALAALAENPLDKTRVIELKVAGAFHTQYMSSAVADLERFSQELTVADPAVPLLTNSDGTAIASGQDFVQRLVNQVTSPVRWDLCQATMLEQGVTGVLELLPGGTLTGIARRAMKGVKTLAIKTPADLEKAQGFIADHTQNTTA from the coding sequence ATGCTCGCAATCGTGTGCCCAGGACAGGGCTCTCAGACCCCAGGGTTCTTGGAACCGTGGCTCGAACTCCCCGGAATCTCCGAAAACCTCAGCAAATGGTCAGATGAGACCGGCGTCGATCTAGTCACTCATGGCACCGTTTCTGATGAAGAGACCATCAAAGACACCGCAGTAGCCCAGCCGCTAATCGTGGCCGCCGGCCTACTCGCAGCACAGGCTCTGAAAATCTCTGACCTCGATGCTAGCTCGTGGATGACTGCTGGCCACTCCGTGGGTGAGATTACGGCAGCGGGCTTATCGGGAGTACTCTCCCCTGTTGATGCGCTCGGTTTCGTACGGGTCCGCGCCCAGGGTATGGCTGCCGCCGCGGCTGCTGAACCGACCGGTATGGCAGCTGTTCTGGGAGGCGACCAAGACGAGGTCATCGCCTATCTGAAGGATAAAGATATCGTCCCGGCAAACGTCAATGGGGGCGGTCAGGTCGTTGCCGCAGGTTCTAAAGATGCGCTTGCAGCACTGGCTGAAAATCCGCTGGACAAAACCCGGGTTATCGAGTTAAAAGTCGCCGGGGCCTTCCACACCCAGTACATGAGTTCAGCTGTGGCTGATCTCGAGCGTTTCTCGCAGGAGCTAACTGTCGCTGACCCAGCGGTTCCACTGCTCACAAATAGCGACGGTACTGCAATAGCTTCCGGCCAGGACTTCGTGCAGCGTTTGGTGAACCAGGTCACTTCACCAGTCCGTTGGGATTTGTGCCAAGCAACCATGCTGGAACAAGGAGTCACGGGTGTTCTTGAATTGCTGCCAGGTGGTACGCTCACCGGTATTGCCCGTCGAGCAATGAAGGGCGTCAAGACGTTGGCTATTAAGACGCCAGCCGACCTTGAAAAAGCCCAAGGTTTCATTGCTGACCACACCCAGAACACCACAGCGTAA
- a CDS encoding PucR family transcriptional regulator, which produces MKNSWSAKIPRPVSAEAKAAVRAHLGELKTAVLHQLNTSLPWFRELPANQRSSLGEIAQQGLTTFADWFEHSESTVKASASGVLHSVFGNAPSELSRTVSLQQAVQLLRTVLQVVETQVPAIVAEPDKAAARYAVVFYSREIAFALAEVYARAAETRGSWDTRLEALLLDSILAGDRADEIRSRAAATGWKATHGITVMVGQPDQLEEPQLVAKLREIATRANLEILIGVLSDRLVIVLGAVRDVESDTKTIQRGFGDGPIVYGRIVDTLVDATISAQEALEGFSAAPAWPNAPRPVSASDLLPERALNGDQVARSALTRQIYRPLSRAGNSLLETVDVYTTTGGSLEATARQLFIHANTVRYRLKRVAELTGWDPTTPRDAYVLQVALMTGRLDTVLNPPEP; this is translated from the coding sequence ATGAAAAATAGCTGGTCAGCTAAAATCCCGAGGCCAGTTTCGGCTGAAGCCAAAGCTGCAGTCCGAGCCCACCTTGGTGAGCTCAAAACCGCAGTATTGCACCAGCTGAACACCTCGCTACCTTGGTTCCGAGAATTACCAGCAAATCAGCGGTCAAGTCTGGGCGAGATCGCACAGCAAGGGCTCACGACGTTTGCGGACTGGTTTGAGCACAGCGAAAGTACGGTCAAAGCCTCCGCGTCCGGTGTGCTGCATTCTGTCTTTGGCAACGCACCCTCAGAGCTGTCACGTACTGTCTCCCTTCAACAAGCTGTGCAACTACTCAGAACCGTCCTGCAAGTTGTTGAAACTCAGGTTCCAGCAATCGTGGCGGAACCAGATAAAGCCGCCGCCCGTTACGCAGTGGTCTTCTACTCGCGAGAAATCGCGTTCGCCTTGGCTGAGGTGTACGCGCGAGCAGCCGAAACCCGAGGCTCTTGGGACACCAGGCTTGAGGCGCTCCTGCTTGATTCCATTCTGGCTGGAGATCGGGCTGATGAAATTCGGTCGCGCGCTGCTGCCACCGGGTGGAAAGCAACGCACGGTATTACCGTCATGGTCGGCCAACCAGACCAACTCGAAGAACCTCAATTGGTAGCGAAGCTGCGCGAGATCGCGACCCGAGCGAACCTGGAAATCTTGATCGGAGTGCTCTCCGATCGCCTGGTCATTGTTTTGGGCGCTGTACGGGATGTCGAAAGTGATACGAAAACCATCCAACGCGGATTCGGCGATGGCCCGATTGTTTACGGCAGAATCGTCGACACCCTTGTCGATGCCACGATCTCGGCTCAAGAAGCGCTCGAGGGCTTTTCTGCCGCACCAGCCTGGCCCAATGCTCCACGACCTGTATCCGCATCAGACTTACTTCCAGAACGCGCCCTCAACGGCGATCAGGTAGCGCGCAGCGCGCTCACCCGTCAGATATATCGACCACTATCTCGGGCGGGCAACTCACTGTTAGAAACAGTGGATGTATATACGACGACCGGAGGCTCACTGGAAGCCACGGCCCGTCAATTGTTCATTCACGCCAACACAGTTCGATATCGCCTCAAGCGCGTCGCAGAACTAACCGGCTGGGACCCAACGACGCCCAGAGATGCATATGTCCTACAAGTTGCACTGATGACAGGTAGACTCGATACGGTCTTAAACCCGCCAGAACCATGA